In one Desulfoferula mesophila genomic region, the following are encoded:
- the modA gene encoding molybdate ABC transporter substrate-binding protein: MPLNNLLRRLSMLALACCLGLAASQAQAAEPVMIFAAASTTNAVTEAIQAYEASGKGKVVASFASSSTLAKQIATGAPAAVYLSANVKWMNYLADKKLLEPGSRVDLLGNKLVLIAPAGAKERGPLKKGMPLMQWLGDGRLAVGDPDHVPAGIYAKQALKSLGLWDKAEPRLARAASVRAALALVERGEAPLGIVYATDAAITPKVTVVGVFPEGSHRPIVYPLALIKGEAGPAAKAFYAFLQSDQAKLIFKKYGFSVR, from the coding sequence ATGCCGCTGAACAACCTTTTACGCCGCTTGTCCATGCTGGCCTTGGCCTGCTGCCTGGGCTTGGCCGCCAGCCAGGCCCAGGCCGCCGAGCCGGTGATGATCTTCGCCGCCGCCTCCACCACCAACGCGGTGACCGAGGCCATCCAAGCCTACGAGGCGTCCGGCAAGGGCAAGGTGGTGGCTTCCTTTGCCTCCAGCTCCACCCTGGCCAAACAAATCGCCACCGGCGCCCCGGCGGCGGTGTATCTCTCGGCCAACGTGAAGTGGATGAACTACCTGGCCGACAAAAAGCTCCTGGAGCCGGGCAGCCGGGTGGATCTGTTGGGCAATAAGCTGGTGCTCATCGCCCCGGCGGGGGCCAAGGAACGCGGCCCCCTGAAGAAGGGCATGCCGCTGATGCAGTGGCTGGGCGACGGCCGTCTGGCCGTGGGCGACCCGGACCACGTGCCCGCCGGAATCTACGCCAAGCAGGCGCTCAAATCCCTGGGCCTGTGGGACAAGGCCGAACCGCGCCTGGCCCGGGCGGCCAGCGTGCGCGCCGCCCTGGCCCTGGTGGAGCGCGGCGAAGCCCCCCTGGGCATCGTCTACGCCACCGACGCGGCCATCACCCCCAAGGTGACGGTGGTGGGGGTGTTTCCCGAGGGCAGCCACCGGCCCATCGTCTACCCCCTGGCCCTGATCAAGGGCGAGGCCGGCCCGGCGGCCAAGGCCTTTTACGCTTTCCTGCAGAGCGATCAGGCCAAACTCATATTCAAGAAATACGGCTTCAGCGTGCGTTAG
- a CDS encoding winged helix-turn-helix domain-containing protein produces the protein MPKPKAPPERNAMAKGPEHAAEGLQLKGRIWLEKDGHTYMSWGRAVLLERIALHGTLAAAARSMGMSYSHAWNLVEQMNRMAPEPLVDKQAGGKTGGGASLTPAGEKAREEFWRLVKQFQTWVDSRKVQ, from the coding sequence ATGCCCAAGCCCAAAGCCCCGCCGGAGCGCAACGCCATGGCCAAAGGCCCGGAGCACGCGGCAGAAGGCCTGCAGCTCAAGGGGCGCATTTGGCTGGAAAAGGACGGCCACACCTACATGTCCTGGGGTCGCGCCGTGCTCTTGGAGCGCATCGCCCTGCACGGCACCCTGGCCGCCGCCGCCCGTTCCATGGGCATGAGCTACAGCCACGCCTGGAATCTGGTGGAGCAGATGAACCGCATGGCCCCAGAACCCCTGGTGGATAAACAGGCCGGGGGCAAGACCGGCGGCGGGGCCAGCCTGACCCCGGCCGGTGAAAAGGCGCGCGAGGAGTTCTGGCGCCTGGTCAAGCAGTTCCAGACCTGGGTCGACTCCCGCAAGGTCCAATAA
- a CDS encoding enoyl-CoA hydratase-related protein, which yields MELLHTTYQVQDRVGLITLNRPERMNAFTVQMRNELLYLLGEADQDDQVRALVVTGAGRAFCAGMDLAAGGSTFDYTSRYPQEDSLSRHRDGGGQVALAAYNCRKPVIAAMNGPAVGVGLTMTLAMDMRLAAEDAKMGLVFTQRGLVPEACSSWFLTRLVGAGKALELVCTGRVFRAGEMADSGLFNHLLPADQVLPKALELAREIAANTSATSVALAKAMLWHGLGEPDPQSVHLIDSKVFYWAGRQPDAAEGIQSFLEKRPPEFKLSPTKDMPDFYPWWKEPKV from the coding sequence ATGGAACTTTTACATACCACCTACCAGGTGCAGGACCGGGTGGGGCTCATCACCCTGAACCGCCCCGAGCGCATGAACGCCTTCACCGTGCAGATGCGCAACGAATTGCTATATCTGCTGGGGGAAGCGGACCAGGATGACCAGGTGCGGGCGTTGGTGGTCACCGGGGCGGGGCGGGCCTTTTGCGCGGGCATGGACCTGGCCGCCGGGGGTAGCACCTTTGACTATACCTCCCGCTACCCCCAGGAGGACTCCCTGTCCCGCCACCGCGACGGCGGGGGCCAGGTGGCCCTGGCCGCCTACAACTGCCGCAAGCCGGTTATTGCGGCCATGAACGGCCCGGCGGTGGGAGTCGGGCTCACCATGACCCTGGCCATGGACATGCGTCTGGCCGCCGAGGACGCCAAGATGGGCCTGGTGTTCACCCAGCGGGGACTGGTGCCCGAGGCCTGCTCCTCCTGGTTCCTCACCCGCCTGGTGGGGGCGGGCAAGGCCCTGGAACTGGTCTGCACCGGCCGGGTGTTCCGGGCCGGGGAAATGGCCGACAGCGGCCTGTTCAACCACCTGTTGCCCGCGGACCAGGTGTTGCCCAAGGCCCTGGAACTGGCCCGGGAGATCGCGGCCAACACCTCGGCCACCTCGGTGGCCCTGGCCAAGGCAATGCTCTGGCACGGCCTGGGCGAGCCCGATCCCCAGTCGGTCCACCTCATCGACTCCAAGGTGTTCTACTGGGCGGGCCGGCAACCCGACGCCGCCGAGGGCATCCAGAGCTTTTTGGAGAAGCGCCCACCGGAGTTCAAGCTGAGCCCCACCAAGGATATGCCTGATTTTTATCCTTGGTGGAAAGAGCCCAAGGTTTAA
- a CDS encoding ArsR/SmtB family transcription factor, with amino-acid sequence MDAERQKRLEARARILKAVGNASRLLILEELASGEKCVADLTQAVGSDISTVSKHLSLLKSVGLVKDDKRGNQVFYSLLAPCVLNFFDCVESVLQARVQAQIEVIG; translated from the coding sequence ATGGACGCCGAGCGGCAAAAAAGGTTGGAGGCCAGGGCCCGCATCCTCAAGGCGGTGGGCAACGCCAGCCGCCTGCTCATCCTGGAGGAACTGGCCTCGGGTGAGAAGTGCGTTGCCGATCTGACTCAAGCGGTGGGCAGCGATATCTCCACCGTGTCCAAGCACCTGTCCCTACTCAAGTCGGTGGGCTTGGTCAAGGACGACAAGCGGGGCAACCAGGTCTTCTACTCCCTGCTGGCCCCCTGCGTGCTCAATTTCTTCGACTGCGTGGAGTCGGTGTTGCAGGCGCGGGTGCAGGCCCAGATCGAGGTCATCGGCTAG
- a CDS encoding permease: MKERYKLLMIVALFAAAYFVPWDSEPIRRSGLEAFMMLREYAREHVLTCLIPAFFIAGAISVFVSQASVLKYFGAQAKKFLSYSVASVSGAVLAVCSCTVLPLFAGIYSRGAGIGPATAFLYSGPAINVLAIVLTARILGWELGLARAVGAVVFAVITGLLMALIFRKDDAARAAGQVYLPEDEASGRSLGQEALFMLTLVLILIFAAWARPAEGVQGLWALIFGLKWWITAGLLVALVFLLRAWFTKEERVEWVESTWGFMKQIFPLLGAGVLVAGFMLGRPGHPALIPQEWVSASVGGNSLGANLFASVAGALMYFATLTEIPILQGLLGAGMGKGPALALLLAGPALSLPNMLVIGGVMGWKKTAVFSGIIVAMSTIAGLIYGAFLV; the protein is encoded by the coding sequence ATGAAAGAACGTTACAAGCTTTTGATGATCGTGGCCCTGTTCGCGGCGGCCTATTTCGTGCCCTGGGACAGCGAACCCATTCGGCGCTCGGGCCTGGAAGCCTTCATGATGCTCCGGGAGTACGCCCGCGAGCACGTGCTGACCTGCCTCATCCCGGCCTTTTTCATCGCCGGAGCCATCTCGGTTTTCGTCAGCCAGGCCTCGGTTCTCAAGTATTTCGGGGCCCAGGCCAAGAAGTTCCTCTCTTATTCCGTGGCCTCGGTCTCCGGCGCGGTGCTGGCGGTGTGCTCCTGCACCGTGCTGCCCCTGTTCGCGGGCATCTATTCCCGGGGCGCGGGCATCGGCCCGGCCACGGCCTTCCTCTACTCCGGCCCGGCCATCAACGTGCTGGCCATCGTGCTCACCGCCCGCATCCTGGGATGGGAGCTGGGCCTGGCCCGGGCCGTGGGGGCGGTGGTCTTCGCCGTCATCACCGGCCTGCTCATGGCCCTGATCTTCCGCAAGGACGACGCGGCCCGCGCCGCCGGGCAGGTCTATCTGCCCGAGGACGAAGCCAGCGGCCGCTCCCTGGGTCAGGAAGCCCTGTTCATGCTCACCCTGGTGCTCATCCTCATCTTCGCGGCCTGGGCCCGTCCGGCTGAGGGCGTCCAGGGCCTGTGGGCGCTGATCTTCGGGCTCAAGTGGTGGATCACCGCCGGGCTCTTGGTAGCCCTGGTGTTTTTGCTCAGGGCCTGGTTCACCAAGGAGGAACGGGTGGAATGGGTGGAGTCCACCTGGGGCTTCATGAAGCAGATATTCCCCCTGCTGGGGGCCGGGGTGCTGGTGGCCGGGTTCATGCTGGGCCGCCCTGGGCATCCCGCCCTTATCCCCCAAGAGTGGGTCAGCGCCTCGGTGGGCGGCAACTCCCTGGGAGCCAATCTGTTCGCCTCGGTGGCCGGGGCCCTGATGTACTTCGCCACCCTCACCGAGATCCCCATTCTCCAAGGCCTGTTGGGCGCGGGCATGGGCAAGGGCCCGGCCCTGGCCCTCCTGTTGGCCGGCCCGGCCTTGAGCCTGCCCAACATGCTGGTGATCGGCGGGGTGATGGGCTGGAAAAAGACGGCGGTGTTCAGCGGCATCATCGTGGCGATGTCCACCATAGCCGGTCTTATCTATGGCGCGTTCCTGGTCTGA
- a CDS encoding MFS transporter produces the protein MQNKSIVALLGMAGFVVMADNWVVSPILPAIAGNLHVDVTRAGLLISAYMLPFGLFQLVFGPLADRYGKKQVITLAMVLFTVATGLCALGTGLSDLALYRALTGMFAASVMPISLALIGDLFPIEKRQGAIGSFMGISFLGQGLSMAIGGVTAYFLSWRGVFFLYAMLSVIPTLALIKAYKSIPSSKNPQAKLLAPYAKLLAHTRSLYTYILVLLEGMFIIGSFSYLGAYISANYHYNYLQIGLIMTAFGLATVVGGKLSGKLSQRLSPRGILSLGLLAATAAELTFAYLGDSLGWLIGGVALLGFGFIFTHSTLLTRATEFAMKARGAAMSLVAFCFMGGGGLGTALGGVIIRYEGFSGLFLIYGGCLLVSWLLSFVLIRHHIIQKNELALEVAE, from the coding sequence ATGCAAAACAAAAGCATAGTCGCCTTGCTGGGAATGGCCGGTTTCGTGGTCATGGCCGACAACTGGGTGGTGTCGCCCATCCTGCCCGCCATCGCGGGCAACCTGCACGTGGACGTCACCAGGGCGGGGCTGTTGATCTCCGCCTATATGTTGCCCTTCGGGCTGTTCCAACTGGTGTTCGGCCCCCTGGCCGACCGTTACGGCAAAAAGCAGGTGATCACCCTGGCCATGGTCCTGTTCACCGTGGCCACCGGCCTGTGCGCCCTGGGGACGGGTTTGTCCGACCTGGCCCTGTACCGCGCCCTCACCGGCATGTTCGCGGCCTCGGTGATGCCCATCTCCCTGGCCTTGATCGGCGACCTGTTCCCCATCGAAAAGCGCCAGGGAGCCATCGGCTCCTTTATGGGCATATCCTTTTTGGGCCAAGGCCTGAGCATGGCCATCGGCGGGGTGACCGCCTACTTCCTTAGCTGGCGGGGGGTGTTTTTCCTCTACGCCATGCTGTCGGTCATCCCCACCCTGGCCCTCATCAAGGCCTACAAGTCCATACCCTCCAGCAAAAACCCCCAGGCCAAGCTGCTGGCCCCCTACGCCAAGCTGCTGGCCCACACCCGCAGCCTCTACACCTACATCCTGGTGCTGCTGGAGGGCATGTTCATCATCGGCAGCTTCTCCTATCTGGGTGCCTACATCTCCGCCAACTACCACTACAACTACCTGCAGATCGGCCTGATCATGACCGCCTTCGGCCTGGCCACCGTGGTGGGCGGCAAGCTGAGCGGCAAGCTGTCCCAGCGCCTTAGCCCGCGCGGCATCCTGAGCCTGGGCCTTTTGGCGGCCACAGCCGCCGAACTGACCTTCGCTTATCTGGGAGACAGCCTGGGATGGCTCATAGGCGGGGTGGCGCTCTTGGGCTTCGGCTTCATCTTCACCCATTCCACCCTGCTTACCCGGGCCACCGAGTTCGCCATGAAGGCGCGCGGCGCGGCCATGTCGCTGGTGGCTTTCTGCTTCATGGGCGGCGGAGGCCTGGGCACCGCCCTGGGTGGGGTAATAATTCGCTACGAGGGCTTCAGCGGGCTGTTCTTGATATACGGCGGCTGCCTCCTGGTAAGCTGGCTGCTCAGTTTCGTCCTGATTCGCCACCACATCATCCAGAAAAACGAACTGGCTCTGGAGGTGGCGGAGTAG
- a CDS encoding thioredoxin family protein, giving the protein MEIKVLGPGCAKCKKAEEVVKEAVAEAGVTAEVEKVTGMMDIAAYGVLGTPAVVVDGQVKLVGKVPTKEQVKSWLAE; this is encoded by the coding sequence ATGGAAATCAAGGTATTGGGACCCGGCTGCGCCAAGTGCAAAAAGGCCGAGGAAGTGGTCAAGGAAGCGGTGGCCGAGGCCGGCGTGACGGCGGAAGTGGAAAAGGTCACCGGCATGATGGACATCGCGGCCTACGGGGTGTTGGGCACCCCGGCGGTGGTGGTGGACGGCCAGGTCAAGCTGGTGGGCAAGGTGCCCACCAAGGAGCAGGTCAAGTCCTGGCTGGCTGAATAG
- a CDS encoding (2Fe-2S)-binding protein — MRYSQDILSAPDEELVCYCSGVSKGEIRAAMRAGAKTLAEVKAATGACTVSRCQELSPRGR, encoded by the coding sequence ATGCGCTACTCCCAGGACATTCTCAGCGCCCCCGACGAGGAACTGGTCTGCTATTGCTCCGGAGTGAGCAAGGGCGAGATTCGGGCGGCCATGCGGGCCGGAGCCAAGACCCTGGCTGAGGTCAAGGCGGCCACCGGCGCCTGCACGGTGAGCCGTTGCCAGGAGTTGAGCCCTAGGGGCAGATGA